The DNA region TACTATGGTCTGGGTTACTCATAAAAACCAAGGCCATAGAATTATGAACAAAATCAAAGTTATCGCGAGATATACGTAGTCTAAAAAGTAAAGTAGATTAAATTTAAGCAAGAGATTAAACTGAAGAATAATATTCTACAAACCCATATTCGGAAACTATAACTACTAAAACATAAAGAGTAGGGGAGGAGAAGAATGTAGGGATCGAGAgcaggaaggaaaataaatatatatcatAGATTCGAATAGTGCAAGTAACAACCATTTCATGATGATCAGATAATCAGATAATCAGATAGGAACATACAAATATAAGTTTATTAAGTAGAAGATGAAAACAGTTACGATAGAATAGCGATTAACGAAAAGTATCGGtgcattcaaaataaaaatcaggTTAATCgcagagagagtgagatagcGAGATGCGATACATCCGTTCGTACGGAAGTGTCAAAATAGGAGGCTTTTCgaggagaggaagaaaatCGTCAGTCTTGTAATTGATCTTAGCAAGGAAGGATGCAACTACTCGATTggacaaaataaaaagctgttattaatataaataatatttcgGAAATCACCACAAGCGCCActagcttttttgctatttttagaatgcatgagtcgtttgccgtctgctaaacgaagtctttctatattccgtttaggtacagaacttgagtcgtttagaagacgtttagtggtcgtttagtagatttgtggcacttgggttcacatgttcgatttgtggGTTATCACATCGAACATGTAAAAccccatatatttttcatgttcgatatcgcgttcgattgctgctgcgTCCCAATCATTTGTTGGGTTAAATTCCCTAGTACAATTTTCCGACcaacacttcagaaaggcCTCATGTGaccacccgctgcgcaaattcgagcagttttctgcgtagttttttgcgtcgttttgtgtcaaaaaatacgcaaaaaaatacgctagacTTCAGCCAAATCTACGATAGCCAGCgtatttattgcagtttttaggtgcgcaacgagcgccatctgttgaaggaatggatgaactatttcagacgatggagcaaaaaaaacggccgaaaaattcaaaaatattggcgcccattccttcctcctcctcttcctctaactcccttcccctccctgccttgccttatacttgcgcttcagcccgtgcctttcgccgtcagctgattgtgtgtatgcgttggtgtATATGTACATTGCGGTTGTGGATTGTAatgtgggtgttagcatttatttattcgtgtgtgaccttgacgatgcgggagaagctggttcattttgggatttaaagtgttatcggtgtatttatggtttattttatttcgtgccgctgctgatgaggccATTTAATGCCCGTGccgagggtgaagaagccaatttcaaacaagcgtacgagaacgtctaacactgatctatttttttttttttaatctgaacatgtttgatgcttcaacgaccttctaaacatcatgtagcacggtgtatagtggcaataacaaaattttttttttcaatgtgccggaatttgtctcgagttttctggccacgacacacacacacggacacacacacagcgcggggaaagtgatcgtccactctatcatgccgcaatccccctcccctcccggtgctttggatgaggatgcgctacaagtTAAGCCAGcaattctaccgataaggtagcggaaatcgatcgtgcgtgtacgcgcgttcgggggtgcgttctcgcgtacgcgcgtgcatgcgtgcgtgcgcgcgtgtgtgtgtgcgtgcgggaaccccaaaactgtttgattctgatgcgtgcaTTGGCACCGGCTGCGTCTACACACTCCATGCATTCTCAGAAAACGCACTGTACGCCGCCCGGTCGATTACCGCTACCTAAGAGACAATTCAACCATTtaattggcaccaccatctttgcgaccagttctgctgttgggggtattaaaaagacaaacgatcgaagcaaacgtgcatgtgatatgttaaggccgggctacattgatcgtactcgctggtgtaattttgattttcactagcgcatctggcggcggctgaccgaagcattttgccaaacaatttggagccgctccagaacatgcgttatttttccatgttttttactttaactggactggaaaagctttgtaattgatagataaacatattgtgcaagtatttcagccattttcgcattgaaaaacggtgaaaaaataacttaaatttgagatccggcatgaccattccctcgacgaccaaaaaaagcttccaccagcttccgccagatgcgctagtgaaaatcagaATTACACTACGAAGTAcggtcaatgtagcccggcctttacacatttctttccaattccgctagcggacgcaagtggaaacaaaacttgaattgaatccatacaaaagaggattctggatttgtttattacggtgcgcgtatggtgctgcacctgtccgtccagaatctggtggcttgttggtttggagtagttatcatgacgccgattgaccggcaatgccttggaatgggttcggatcggtaggttcatgttttggtcgagtgcgttccgtgcatttgtcgcgtcacagcggtagcccggcagcaacaaagtcaagacaaactcttaaggccgggctacattgattgTACTCCGTAGTataatttttgtgaacgcgtacgccatctagcggtGGCGGGTTGAAGCTACatgctggtataatttatcagtcaaaaaacgttttgggtcgaggaggctataattttacgCAATGATGGATAGATGTTggaagatggggaaaaatgttgccCAGCGCTTTGTATCAATgacgatttgtccaacaacaacaattaacggcctactttgttgcaatttatagGCGTATATTAACATTTCAAACGGCATACAAGTAGCCTGTTCAAAacttgatgagacaccaagcatgaataattttgacgcataaattataccgacatctagcttgcgctgctcgccgccagatgcgctagtgaaaataaaaattacacttgcgagtacgatcaatgtagcccggcctttacccgggtgtggactgctatgctaagttctttttattattattggcgtaatagccaacgcgatcatgccggccttttcaggacttgagtaccacgtagccggagccggtgactaaccccttgctacggcggatggttcatacgcgattagaacccacgacgggcatgcagatgtgcggaatgatggcggtgccgcgggcccgctcctatccagtgtgcaacttgcatactgccacactgtctcctgcccggtgcatacgcagcaggcagggggaaggatgcacttccaccataaaaaaaacaccgtcatgaaccagcggtggatctaacggtgggcggactaggcggtcaccgatTGTTGCGGGCGCTAGCAGCGCCGCACGACATTGGTACTCTGGGTTGTCGTGACCGTGCGACAACTGTCAGACGTTTCGGTGTCAGCGATCGGGAGGCTGCGATCGTGCGCGAAAGCCGATCGTGCCTTTTTCGGGGTTCAGCAGCGAGGGAACACAGACGTTCCGCGGACAGTTCTTTTTAGCGTGTTAGCTTTAAGCAGTTTTATAATATATGTTTGTAAAGTTTAAACGTTGTATCCGGAGTTTTAATCGGCCTCCGTCCTATATCACCCCAACACCGGACGTAACAACTGGCGACGAGAAAAGGCAACAGAAGGAAGACCCATACAGCATCGTGAAGGAAACCGCCATCGCACCAGGCTTACGCAGCGCTCCACACCCGGCCTAAGCAGTGAATCACCAGTAGAAACAACGCTGGATTTCATTGCGCGACAAATCAGTGAGTACAAATATGAACCCGAAGAAAACAGAACGTTTACCGCGTGGTACGCACGTTATGAGGAGCTTTTTGAGAAAGATGCTTTACACATAGAGGATGCAGCTAAGGTTAGGGTGCTTCTGAGGAAGCTTAGTACAAGTGAACACGAGCGTTACATGAACTTTGTGCTACCCAAGCATCCCGGAGATTTTTCGTTTGCGGAAACGGTGACCAAACTGAAAGCGTTATTTAGTGCGAAAGAGACAATTTTAAGCAAGCGTTACAAGTGTCTGAAAATAGTGAAAACTCAAGCGGAAGACTTTATGTCGTATGCGTGTAGGGTTAACCGTGCGTGTGAAGATTTTGAATTGAAAGCTATGACGGAAAATCAACTAAAGGCATTAGTATTCAAGTGTGGTCTCAAGAACGAAAATGATTTAGAGTACCGAACGCGGTTATTGAATATGATCGAAAAGAACGCAGAAATTTCCCTGGAACAATTATCTACCGAATGTCAAGGCATAATTAATTTGCACGCAGATAGCGCAATGATTGAAGACAGTGCAAATAGAAAGGTAGCCGCGATAAGAAAATGGCCGTCAGCAAACTCGAAATTTCTGCCAAAAGCAAATGGCAATCAGCAACGTTTCCAAAATGGTACTCAGCAACGTTTTCAAAATGGTAGTCAGCAACGTTTGCAAAATGGAGGAGGTCCATCAGGCATCAAACCAAAAACCCCATGCTGGTATTGTGGTATACAGCACTGGGTGCGTGATTGTACATTCAAATATCACAAGTGCAAGCAATGCGGAACAGTAGGTCACAAGGAAGGATTTTGCAGAAATCGAAAGAGCCCTCAGAAAACAATCTATTCTAATGCACACGTAAGGGTGGTGCGTGTGAATGCGTGTTGCATAACGAAGCAAAGAAAATACGTGACAGTGTGCGTGAACGGAAGGTCGTTACAGTTGCAATTGGATACTGCTTCTGATATAACGGTAATAGGACAGCAGTCCTGGAGACAGATAGGCGAACCGCAATTGAATAGGCTAACAGTGAAGGCACTAACAGCAGCAGGCACGAATTTTGAACTATACGGAGAGTTCTCGGCGAATATCATAATTCATGGTGTTGAACGTTTTGCAGTAATTCGTGTGGTAAAAGCAGACGTAAAGCTGTTAGGTGCAGATGTTATCGAACTTTTCGAGTTGTGGTCCGTGCCAATGAATGTATTTTGCAACAATGTCAGTAATAATTCAGCAAAGATGACGATGATAAGTCTCCAAAGGCAGTTTCCAGAAGTTTTCAATGGAACAGGAGTATGTAAAAAAGTTCAGGTGCAATTAAAGCTTCGAGATGATATTACCCCTGTTTTTCGACCCAAAAGGCCAGTGGCCTATGCTATGAGAGAAGTAGTTGAAAAGGAATTAGATAGACTTGAGCAAAACGGTGTGATTACTCCCATTAACTATTCAGACTGGGCAGCACCTGTTGTGGTTGTGCGGAAATCCAACGGAAAGATACGTATAAGGTGATTACTCGACAGGTTTAAATCAGGCACTTCAAGCACACGAGTATCCCCTTCCAATTCCGGAGGAAATTTTTACCAAACTGGCAcaatgcaatatttttacaaCCACAGACCTTTCTGATGCTTTTGCACACGTCTCAGTAGAAGAACAATATAGGCCAGTACTGAGCATAAATACACATCGTGGCTTATACCAATACAACCGCCTTCCGCCAGGAATAAAAGTAGCCCCTGCAATATTCCAACAGCTTATAGATATAATGATAGCAGGCATGGTAAAGGTATGCGGGTACATGGATGATTTGATAGTTGGACGTGTGACACAAGAAGAACATGACACGAATGTGAAAGAAGTTTTAAGCCGCATTAAGGAATACGGATTCACAATTCGAGCGGATAAATGTGTATTTGGCATGAAGCAAATCCGATATCTTGGTCACATTTTAGATGGAAAAGGTATTCGTCCAGACCCGGCAAAGATCGAAGCAATTTTAAACCTACCACCGCCAACAGATATATCAGGGCTTCGTTCGTTTATTGGAGCTATTAATTATTACGGCAAATTTGTGCCAAAAATGAGAGACCTCCGTTACCCTTTAGACAGTCTACTCAAGCATGGTGAGCATTTTCAATGGTCAAAGCAATGCGAGGAAAGTTTTCAAGCATTTAAGAAAACTCTCTCTTCAGACCTATTACTCACGCATTATGATCCTAAGGCAGACATCATAGTCTCAGCCGACGCGTCATCAGTTGGTCTAGGCGCCACATTAAGCCACAAGTTTCAAGACGGCAGCGTCAAGGTCGTTCAGCATGCATCAAGGGCACTGACAGAGACAGAAAAGAAGTACAGTCAGATAGATCGCGAAGGACTAGCGATAGTATTTACAGTGACAAAGTTTCACAAAATGATATATGGGCGTCATTTCAAGCTACAAACAGATCATAGACCGTTACTCCAAATTTTTGGCTCAAAGAAGGGAATCCCAGTGTACACAGCAAACAGATTACAAAGATTTGCCCTTACATTACaactacaggcggtccccgagatacacggttaatggggaccgaaaacggccgcaaaataccgcgtatctcgaatttccgcgtaagtcgaatctcgtgatttccagctgaaatatcactaattttcgtgtaattttgcaagtaatcgcgtatgaaccatccgccgtagcaaggggttagtcaccggctccggctacgtggtactcaagtcctgaaaaggccggcatgatcgcgttggctattacgccaataataataaaaagaacttagcatagcagtccacacccgggtaagagtttgtcttgacttagttgctgccgggctaccgctgtgacgcgacaaatgcacggaatgcactcgaccaaaacatgaacctaccgatccgaacccattccaaggcagtgccggtcgcacggcgtcatgataccgactcaaaaccaacaagccaccagattctggacggacaggtgcagtatcatacgcgcaccgtaataaaccaaaccagaattctcttttgtatgaattcaattcaagttttgtttccacttgcgtccgctagcggaattggaaagaaatgtgtaaaggccgggctacattgaccgTACTTCGTAGTGTAATtctgattttcactagcgcatctggcggaagctggtggaagctttttttggtcgtcgagggaatggtcatgccggatctcaaatttaagttattttttcaccgttttttaatgcgaaaatggctgaaatacttgcacaatatgtttatctatcaattacaaagcttttccagtccagttaaagtaaaaaacatggaaaaataacgcatgttctggagcggctccaaattgtttggcaaaatgcttcggtcagccgccgccagatgcgctagtgaaaatcaaaattacaccagcgagtacgatcaatgtagcccggccttaacatatcacatgcacgtttgcttcgatcgtttgtctttttaatacccccaacagcagaactggtcgcaaagatggtggtgccaattaAATGGTTGAATTGTCTCTTAGGTAGCGGTAATCGACCGGGCGGCGTACAGTGCGTTTTCTGAGAATGCATGGAGTGTGTAGACGCAGCCGGTGCCAAtgcacgcatcagaatcaaacagttttggggttcccgcacgcacacacacacgcgcgcacgcacgcatgcacgcgcgtacgcgagaacgcacccccgaacgcgcgtacacgcacgatcgatttccgctaccttatcggtagaattgCTGGCTTAacttgtagcgcatcctcatccaaagcaCCGGGAGGAgagggggatcgcggcatgatagagtggacgatcactttccccgcgctgtgtgtgtgtccgtgtgtgtgtgtcgtggccagaaaactcgagacaaattccggcacattgaaaaaaaaaaaatttattgccactatacaccgtgctacatgatgtttagaaggtcgttgaagcatcaaacatgttcagattaaaaaaaaaaaaatagatcagtgttagacgttctcgtacgcttgtttgaaattggcttcttcaccctcggCACGGGCATTAAATggcctcatcagcagcggcacgaaataaaataaaccataaatacaccgataacactttaaatcccaaaatgaaccagcttctcccgcatcgtcaaggtcacacacgaataaataaatgctaacacccacatTACAATCCACAACCGCAATGTACATATacaccaacgcatacacacaatcagctgacggcgaaaggcacgggctgaagcgcaagtataaggcaaggcagggaggggaagggagtt from Anopheles coluzzii chromosome X, AcolN3, whole genome shotgun sequence includes:
- the LOC125906716 gene encoding uncharacterized protein K02A2.6-like translates to MNFVLPKHPGDFSFAETVTKLKALFSAKETILSKRYKCLKIVKTQAEDFMSYACRVNRACEDFELKAMTENQLKALVFKCGLKNENDLEYRTRLLNMIEKNAEISLEQLSTECQGIINLHADSAMIEDSANRKVAAIRKWPSANSKFLPKANGNQQRFQNGTQQRFQNGSQQRLQNGGGPSGIKPKTPCWYCGIQHWVRDCTFKYHKCKQCGTVGHKEGFCRNRKSPQKTIYSNAHVRVVRVNACCITKQRKYVTVCVNGRSLQLQLDTASDITVIGQQSWRQIGEPQLNRLTVKALTAAGTNFELYGEFSANIIIHGVERFAVIRVVKADVKLLGADVIELFELWSVPMNVFCNNVSNNSAKMTMISLQRQFPEVFNGTGVCKKVQVQLKLRDDITPVFRPKRPVAYAMREVVEKELDRLEQNGVITPINYSDWAAPVVVVRKSNGKIRIR